GGATGCTGAAGCGCGCCAAGCGGTCCGGGTGGTGGATCGCCGGGGTCAAAGACCCCGAGACCATCGCGGAGCACAGTTTCCGCGTCGCCCTCATCGGCTCCGTTCTCGCCATGATGGAGGGCGCCGACCCGGCCAGGACGGCGCTCCTCGGCCTCTGGCACGACACACAGGAGACCCGCGTCGGCGACATCCCGCACATCGGCCGCCGATACCTCGAAGCCGCCGGCAACGAACGCGTCACCGCGGACCAGGTGTCGGCCGCACACCCGGCGGTGCGGGCGGGCGCCCAGCGGATCGTCGCGGAGTACGAGAACGGCGACTCCCTCGAAGTGATCTGCGCTCACGACGCCGACAAGCTCGAATGCCTCATCCAGGCCGTCGAGTACCGCGAACAGGGCTGCGCGAACGTGCAGCCCTGGATCGACAGCAGCGTCGCCGCGCTCAAGACCGCCTCAGCGAGGAATCTCGCCGAGGCGGCTCTCACCATGTCCTCGATCGCGTGGCAGCAGACATATCTGCGCTGAGGACACCGGCACCGCACCGCGTCCGCTCAACTCCCGGCCGGTGGCGATCTCCACGCAGGACCCACTTGTTCGATGAACGCCAGTGGCTCCCTTGGCATGACCTGAAGCGTGACGCTGTTCGACCACCCGCGCCTCCAACTCCCCCAGTTCCCGCACCCGTAGCCGATCGCCACCGCGAAGTCGGCCACCCGGACGCTCACCGCCGCCCGCCGCAGCTTCAGTCGGCGGCCGACGGTCCGCACGCACCGATGTGCGACACCCCCTCCGTCGCAGGATTCGTCCGCTCCGTCACCGCTCACGGTGGGCACGCTCGCCCGCGCAGCGTGCTGCCGATCCTCGGATCTCCGCCCGTGGAACAGATTGAACCTTCGCGGCGGGTGTCACGTTGTGGAGGGAGATTCCCACCAACGAACGGACATAATGAGCTATCCAAGCCAGGGCGACTTCGATATCTATGTCGCGCCGGAACCTCCGCAGACCGCTCGTGGACTCGTCGACGATCTGGGCGTCGAGGCCGTCAGGAACGCGATGCCCAGTTCGGAGCGGCGGGCCTTCGACGCGGCGAACCCGTACCGGGACATCGAAAGGGCCTATGAGCGCGTCACCGCCCGGGAGCAGGAGGTGCACGCCTACGACCGGGACCTGAATCAGTACATCGCCCGACAGGGGTACTCCCCCGAGCAGGCCGAATTCGTTCGCGCCCAGACGGCCGACGTGCGGCAGCCGTTAGTGGAGGCGGTGAGCCGAGCCGCGCAGAGGGCGTCCGAGAAGCTCACCACCTACCAGGAGAACCTCATCGCGCACATCGACAGCCGCGGGCTGGTGCAGAGGACCGCGGCCCAGACGGGGCAGTACAGCACGCCGGTGGCAAGTACCTCCGCG
The sequence above is a segment of the Streptomyces griseoviridis genome. Coding sequences within it:
- a CDS encoding HD domain-containing protein, with protein sequence MADTEQEHAKGTAGFLLEMGMLKRAKRSGWWIAGVKDPETIAEHSFRVALIGSVLAMMEGADPARTALLGLWHDTQETRVGDIPHIGRRYLEAAGNERVTADQVSAAHPAVRAGAQRIVAEYENGDSLEVICAHDADKLECLIQAVEYREQGCANVQPWIDSSVAALKTASARNLAEAALTMSSIAWQQTYLR